From the Candidatus Omnitrophota bacterium genome, the window GTACAGCTTTGAATTGCAAAAAACGCATTTGCTGTGCGGGCATCCGCGGCTTATGGTCATCGGCGTTATCGGATTCTTCCTATTGAATATCGCGAACCGGTACGCCTGGTTATCGACCAGATCGCGCGCAGGCAGCGGAAGGTCATCCAGATCGATCAAAGACCGTGATCCACTGACAACCTTATCCCCCTGCCAATAAGCGATATTCTGGGCGTAATTACCCCTTACGATATTAACGACAGGCAGCTCCATCTCGCCTAACGCCACGAAATCAGCCGCGGCATCCCTCAACACGACAGACGGGTCATAGGTGACCGGCGGGCCGGAAAAGATTATTTTAATCCGGGGGATACTTCCCTTGATGCGCCGGGCAAGGGCTTTATCTTCTTCTATGGTGAAATATGTTGACGGAATAACAACAAAATCAGGGCGAGAGCTCAAAAGGAGCCTTACGATATCTTCCGGATATAAATGCCTGGCGCTGGCTTCAATAACGCTGACATCCGGATATCCGCATTTCCTCAAATAAGCCGCAGCATAGATGAGGTCAAGCGATAATAAAGGGATAAACCCGGGATAACTGGCGCCCGTCCAATCCCGTAAAAAATGCCTGTGACTTCTGAATAATCCTTTACCGGGGCCTAACGGATCTAAGAAAGCGATTTTAACCGACATAGTAGCATTATAATACGTATTCAAACTGCCGCAAATATATTTTACCCGGACGGAGAATAACAAATAGCCTCTACGCCGTTATAATCGAAATATTTCCGGTATTTGACGCCCCGGCCCTTCCCCAACAATCCCTCGATTAATCCCGAATGCTCATTACCCCTCCAATGCGGGGAAATAATAAGCCAGATATTCGCATCATTGTCCGGCAATCCCCCCAGCGTTACCAGGACATGTTCGCGGTCCTGCCTTATCCCTAAACCGATAACAGTATTCGCGCCGTCAAGGAAGCGGCAGTTCTTCATGTGATAGAATTTTTCCCCGTGATTATCGATATTGTTATTAAAGCCCTTCACCTGGCCGTACTTATAATAATACCAGAATGGGATGATCTGCGTTATCGGAGCGAACACCAGGACATCCCCTTCGGCGATCTGCGGCTTCACGCTGGAGGCTAAAGATCTCCAGTCATCGTTTGACCCGGGATTATACAATATATCCCAGGAAAAAAAGGTCAACGCAACAAGGGCAACGATCGCCGGGAGCCTGCCCCTGCCCATTCTCGAAACCGAATACGCTGCGCCGATATAAAAAGCCGGGGCGATAGCGATAAAATAGCGGGTCAAAAATACCGGTTTGACCCATATTGAAAATAAATAAAAACCTAATAACGGCGCTAAAAGCCATAACCACAAAAGTAAAATCTTGTTTTTCGCGCTTAAGATATCCTCGTTTGAACGGATTTCTTTTCGGCTGTAGAAAATACTCAGAGAAAAAAGCAGGCCGAGCAACACAGTCAAGAAGCGGATGACCCGCAAACGGGACGGCTCTGTTTCGAACCCCACGCCGGCATGCGCCTGCCGGGGGCCGCCATAACTGAATACGCCGAATGTCCCGATTAAATCCCGGTAACCCGGTTTGTCCGCGATAAACGTATCGATCTCCTGGTTACGCGTATTCTGCGTGAAAGCGACCGCCGGCAACACCGCCATCGGCATAAAAATAACCAGGATAATAACCTGCATCCTCAGCCATTGGCGCTTCAACCTGATCCTTTTGCTGAAGACCAAGAAAAATATGTTCTGCAGGATAAACACGTAAATACCAACAGGGAACGAGTAAAGGATCAGCGCATTGGTCAGGATATATAAAAAACGCAAACTGCGCTTATCGCTTTTTATCACCTTCAGAAAGAGTATTATCGACACTAAGCTCAGGCATAGAAACAAGGTGTAATAGCGGACTTGTTGCGAATAGTATATGTTATAAGGGGATATCGCCAGTATGAACGCGCTGATCAACCCGGCGGAAGCGCCGAACAGCGTTTTTGCCAGTTTGTAGATCAAGAACACCGATAAGACGCCGAATATAACCGCTAACGAGCGCGCCGCGACCTCAGTGTAACCGAACAAACCGGTCCACAGCTTCAACAGCGCGTAATAAACCGGGCGCGGTATATCCGTCAACACCTTTTGGCTTAAAAAAATATCATACCAATTGTAAGCGGAGAGGTTAAGGCTGCACACCTCGTCATACCAAAGGCATTTACCGTTCAGGCCATAAAACCGCAAGAAAGCGGCTATCCCTAAAACAGCGCAGAGGATGAAATATTTACCTGCCAATAATCCAGCCAGCCGGTCTTTTTTCATTACGCTCCTTGGATCAATCACCAGTACCCCGTCTTTCTTATACTTTCCTTCATCCGATCAGTTACGCCGGGGGAGAATTCACTTGTTTTAATGTTGTATTTAACCAGGCTTCCCTTCCATAAGTCCAGCCGCTCCTTCAATCTCCGGGCTATCTTATCCCGGGATCCGATAAGATTGTTCCGCTCCGCAGGGTCAACCTTAAGGTCAAAAAGCTCTTCATTGATCTTAAGGTTGTCATTCCCTCTTTGAATATATTTCCAACGCTTCGTGCGGACAGATAAGATCCCGGCGCTGCCCTGGCAGAACACAAATTCATTGGCCGGGGGATGACTTTTGTTTTCCAAAATACCGACAAGGTCCGCCCCTTGAGCCTGCGCGGGTATCGGGATTGATAACAGGCTCAAAAGCGTCGGCAGAATATCTATACTCTGGGCCAGAGAATCCCGGCGCATACCGCGGCTCAAACCCGGGAGGTAATATATCAAGGGGACGCGGATACATTCATCGTATAAGGTCAAACCATGGTTTATCGATCCGTGCTCTTTATATTCATTCCCGTGATCGGCTGTTATAATGATGATAGTCTTATCATAAAGGCCGTTTTCTTTCAATTCATCGACTATCCCGCCGATCAAATCCCGGTCCGCCCGGTATATACTGCTATCCAGCAATGCCCTGAATTCCCGGATCCTGCGCTTGTCAAAACCACTGAGGAATATTTCATACGCTCTCCTCCAGCGCAGCCCCAGCGAGTCTAATTGGCAAGCTTTATTATCTTCCGAT encodes:
- a CDS encoding glycosyltransferase family 39 protein, which produces MKKDRLAGLLAGKYFILCAVLGIAAFLRFYGLNGKCLWYDEVCSLNLSAYNWYDIFLSQKVLTDIPRPVYYALLKLWTGLFGYTEVAARSLAVIFGVLSVFLIYKLAKTLFGASAGLISAFILAISPYNIYYSQQVRYYTLFLCLSLVSIILFLKVIKSDKRSLRFLYILTNALILYSFPVGIYVFILQNIFFLVFSKRIRLKRQWLRMQVIILVIFMPMAVLPAVAFTQNTRNQEIDTFIADKPGYRDLIGTFGVFSYGGPRQAHAGVGFETEPSRLRVIRFLTVLLGLLFSLSIFYSRKEIRSNEDILSAKNKILLLWLWLLAPLLGFYLFSIWVKPVFLTRYFIAIAPAFYIGAAYSVSRMGRGRLPAIVALVALTFFSWDILYNPGSNDDWRSLASSVKPQIAEGDVLVFAPITQIIPFWYYYKYGQVKGFNNNIDNHGEKFYHMKNCRFLDGANTVIGLGIRQDREHVLVTLGGLPDNDANIWLIISPHWRGNEHSGLIEGLLGKGRGVKYRKYFDYNGVEAICYSPSG
- a CDS encoding sulfatase-like hydrolase/transferase; the protein is SYMTHESIFPFLRFNDKFSRNVSAVFKDELDSLNMDRLTDVPSFISEDNKACQLDSLGLRWRRAYEIFLSGFDKRRIREFRALLDSSIYRADRDLIGGIVDELKENGLYDKTIIIITADHGNEYKEHGSINHGLTLYDECIRVPLIYYLPGLSRGMRRDSLAQSIDILPTLLSLLSIPIPAQAQGADLVGILENKSHPPANEFVFCQGSAGILSVRTKRWKYIQRGNDNLKINEELFDLKVDPAERNNLIGSRDKIARRLKERLDLWKGSLVKYNIKTSEFSPGVTDRMKESIRKTGYW